A single Pseudomonas sp. MM223 DNA region contains:
- the ycdF gene encoding Glucose 1-dehydrogenase 2 (*Name ycdF): protein MRVLVVGASKGLGMAFMQGLGKPGDTLIGVSRTKPAAVNVGKDIQARWIEADLGEPAAAVETISQALAEGGVDTLIYNLGLWEAEAFEAHYSFLEDRDVTLQRMVDCNITATILLIKRLLPLLLKSEKPRIILTGSTSGLPQSGRPEVTFAASKFALRGIAEALREGYRERGLGGTCLNLGYLNTEDSLDMPVAEAAARGEGGLIPLHDVVLMVRTLLELSAASYVRELTLPAIADERF, encoded by the coding sequence ATGCGAGTTCTGGTAGTCGGTGCCAGCAAGGGCCTGGGCATGGCGTTCATGCAAGGGCTGGGCAAACCGGGCGACACGTTGATCGGAGTGTCGCGCACCAAACCAGCGGCAGTGAACGTCGGCAAGGATATCCAGGCCCGGTGGATCGAAGCCGATCTCGGCGAGCCGGCCGCCGCTGTAGAGACCATTTCCCAGGCCTTGGCCGAGGGTGGTGTTGACACGCTGATCTACAACCTCGGCCTGTGGGAGGCTGAAGCATTCGAGGCGCACTACAGCTTCCTCGAAGACCGTGATGTGACGTTGCAGCGCATGGTCGACTGCAACATCACGGCGACCATCCTGCTGATCAAGCGGCTACTGCCGTTGCTGCTGAAAAGCGAAAAGCCACGGATCATCCTCACCGGTTCTACCTCGGGCCTGCCCCAGAGCGGTCGCCCGGAAGTGACCTTCGCCGCCTCTAAATTCGCCCTGCGCGGCATTGCCGAAGCGCTGCGCGAAGGCTATCGGGAGCGGGGCCTTGGGGGGACGTGCCTGAACCTGGGGTACCTGAATACCGAAGACAGCCTGGACATGCCAGTGGCCGAGGCTGCGGCGCGTGGGGAAGGGGGGCTGATTCCACTGCACGATGTGGTGCTGATGGTGCGAACGCTACTGGAGCTTTCGGCGGCCAGTTATGTGCGGGAGCTGACCCTCCCGGCGATTGCTGATGAGCGGTTCTGA